The following proteins are encoded in a genomic region of Montipora foliosa isolate CH-2021 chromosome 10, ASM3666993v2, whole genome shotgun sequence:
- the LOC137972919 gene encoding uncharacterized protein, which yields MPFSDVEDVDFLQLFQDGEKSINNHDGGCQNRNIANDSNSASWYKENIRSHYKFNLTIAHLNVNALVNKVDEVKSILEECSFDILFLAETKLNSTIGNLLLDHPNYRIIRKDRTRNGGGIMAYVRSNITVVRRRKFELANIESLSLDVKGNNGVYFMICACYRSLSKCKPAVFLTSLATTLELMYNSRREIVVIGDLNFDLFSDHNDIKKFKELCDQFQLTNSIETPTRVTESTATLLDLILSSHPDHYAKCGSLHLGISDHDLIYTVRKQRLPKPPPKQIYYRSMKNFDAELFIRDLKNVPWESAYIFENVDDIWSHWKGLYNEVLDSHAPIKRIRVRGDQLPWITPEIKLHISRRCQLYRAFRKNPSAENWDAFKRQRNKVTSLKRKALRGYFVSAKSNKSSPREFWKKLKRLLPNTRGSFLGKITLIENGQVYNKPQEVAEIFNNYFAESGLSHSLALTESEFDKHPSVSLINEMADDQDQEFSFNFQPVTAKYVLDLLLDLNGSKATGVDGIPPRLVVWLSVWFLKGAFLLHGTAEDHRGLERSIR from the coding sequence ATGCCTTTTTCCGATGTTGAAGATGTCGATTTTCTACAATTATTTCAGGATGGCGAAAAAAGTATCAACAACCACGATGGCGGCTGCCAGAATCGCAATATTGCTAATGACTCAAACTCTGCGTCATGGTATAAGGAAAATATCCGCTCGCACTACAAGTTTAATCTGACTATAGCCCATCTAAACGTCAatgcacttgtaaacaaagtCGATGAAGTCAAATCCATCCTAGAAGAATGCTCATTTGACATTCTGTTCCTCGCTGAAACGAAATTAAACAGTACTATCGGTAATCTTCTTCTGGATCACCCTAATTACCGGATTATACGGAAGGACAGGACAAGAAATGGGGGAGGAATTATGGCATATGTGAGATCTAACATAACAGTGGTAAGACGACGCAAGTTTGAACTGGCTAATATCGAATCCCTGTCCCTTGATGTAAAGGGAAATAATGGTGTTTATTTCATGATCTGTGCATGTTATCGTTCATTAAGTAAATGTAAACCTGCAGTCTTCCTAACCTCACTGGCCACTACTCTCGAGCTGATGTACAATTCAAGACGGGAGATCGTCGTGATTGGTGACCTAAACTTTGATCTGTTTTCAGATCACAATGACATCAAGAAATTTAAGGAATTGTGTGATCAGTTCCAGTTGACAAATTCAATCGAAACGCCTACTAGAGTTACCGAATCTACAGCGACCCTACTTGATCTTATTCTCTCCAGCCATCCTGACCATTATGCAAAATGCGGCTCACTTCACTTGGGCATTAGCGACCATGATTTGATATACACTGTAAGAAAACAGAGACTTCCGAAACCTCCTCCAAAGCAAATTTATTATCGAAGTATGAAAAATTTTGATGCTGAATTATTCATCCGTGATCTTAAGAATGTCCCGTGGGAAAGTGCATATATATTTGAGAATGTTGACGATATCTGGTCCCACTGGAAAGGCCTGTATAACGAAGTGCTTGATTCACATGCGCCTATTAAGAGGATTCGTGTACGGGGAGACCAATTGCCGTGGATCACACCTGAGATAAAGCTTCATATCTCTCGTCGTTGCCAACTGTATAGAGCTTTTCGTAAAAACCCTTCGGCTGAAAACTGGGACGCCTTCAAGAGACAAAGGAACAAGGTTACCTCGCTGAAGCGTAAAGCTCTACGCGGCTACTTTGTTAGCGCAAAGTCTAATAAATCTAGCCCAAGGGAATTCTGGAAAAAACTGAAGCGTCTCTTACCAAACACGCGTGGGTCGTTCTTGGGCAAAATAACTCTCATTGAAAATGGTCAAGTTTATAATAAACCCCAAGAAGTGGCtgaaatatttaacaactatttcGCCGAGTCAGGACTAAGCCATTCTTTGGCTCTCACTGAATCTGAGTTCGACAAACATCCCAGTGTTAGCCTAATCAATGAAATGGCTGATGATCAAGATCAAGAGTTTTCCTTTAATTTCCAGCCTGTAACTGCTAAATATGTGTTGGACCTGCTATTAGATCTAAACGGATCCAAGGCAACTGGCGTGGACGGTATTCCCCCGAGGCTGGTTGTCTGGTTGTCTGTCTGGTTTCTTAAAGGGGCATTCCTGTTGCACGGCACTGCTGAAGATCACAGAGGACTGGAGAGAAGCATTAGATGA
- the LOC137972920 gene encoding uncharacterized protein B0403.1-like, giving the protein MELRLYADDTTGYASSNSPATLEFYINSDLARLSHWLEDNYVTINATKTQAMIVGKSNYNYELTLKSNNILTIDELKLLGVTIDNKLTFSSHIKLVLSKFHAKIAALRRIRNFIDSDIAVKLYQSYILPHFDYCSPLLIGTNQTLSDKLENANYYVLRTLFNLPKSISYEQILLQYNLDSIRHRRLVQALILVYKSYPNYIRNMFRIKNCVYNLGGNGSRLDQPAPNTGFKHRSFSYIACRLWNKIPLHVRKAPNLKNFMAKLKKLKLSQDECHCNFCSN; this is encoded by the coding sequence ATGGAATTGAGGCTCTACGCAGATGACACAACCGGTTATGCTTCTAGTAACTCACCTGCGACCTTGGAATTCTACATCAATAGTGACCTGGCGAGATTATCACATTGGCTTGAAGATAACTACGTCACCATCAATGCCACTAAGACGCAGGCTATGATTGTTGGCAAATCCAACTATAATTATGAGCTCACTTTAAAGTCAAATAATATTCTGACTATCGATGAACTTAAGTTGCTGGGAGTGACGATTGACAATAAGCTCACCTTTTCTTCACATATTAAATTGGTTCTTAGTAAATTTCATGCAAAGATAGCCGCTTTGCGCAGAATCAGGAATTTTATTGATAGTGACATTGCGGTTAAACTATATCAGTCGTACATTCTACCTCATTTTGACTACTGTAGTCCTCTTCTAATAGGAACTAATCAAACTTTATCTGATAAGTTAGAAAATGCCAATTATTACGTACTTAGAACTCTCTTCAATCTACCTAAGTCTATTAGTTACGAGCAGATCTTGTTGCAGTATAATTTAGATTCCATTAGGCATAGGCGCCTGGTCCAAGCTCTGATACTTGTGTACAAAAGCTATCCCAATTATATACGTAATATGTTTagaatcaaaaactgtgtttacAATCTTGGCGGCAATGGTAGCAGACTCGATCAGCCGGCCCCCAATACTGGTTTTAAACACAGATCTTTTTCGTATATTGCGTGCCGCCTCTGGAACAAGATACCTTTGCATGTTAGGAAGGCCCCAAATCTTAAGAATTTTATGGCCAAACTAAAGAAACTTAAGTTGAGCCAGGACGAGTGTCATTGTAATTTCTGCTCTAATTAG